From Myxococcales bacterium, the proteins below share one genomic window:
- a CDS encoding radical SAM protein: MAPSTKATLQGTEPTVDHEATPHRVAVPAAVNFHIFKPCNLRCRFCFATFRDVRGYLPVDDAFRLMALLREAGCEKLTFAGGEPTLHPHFGALLAESRRLGFTTCVVTNGARLAEVLDRQPSDLDWVGFSVDSGKEDVQAALGRGTGGHVRKTVALVEKAHARGIAVKLNTVVTRLTWNEDMTELVELLRPARWKVFQVLYVAGQNDGSVDDLLIDSTQFRTFVARPRARGLDPVVEDNEAMTDSYAMIDPLGRFYGDTGGRHRESAPILEVGLATALAQVGFRAEKLAARGGLYDWSRAPGDLIPLRRRRSTEG; encoded by the coding sequence ATGGCCCCGTCCACGAAAGCAACCTTGCAAGGTACCGAGCCCACCGTCGATCACGAGGCGACTCCGCATCGAGTCGCCGTACCTGCGGCCGTGAACTTCCACATCTTCAAGCCGTGCAACCTCCGCTGCCGCTTCTGTTTCGCCACCTTCCGTGACGTGCGCGGCTACCTCCCCGTGGACGATGCCTTCCGGCTCATGGCGCTGCTGCGCGAGGCGGGCTGCGAGAAGCTCACGTTCGCGGGGGGCGAACCAACCTTGCACCCGCACTTCGGTGCGCTCCTCGCCGAATCGCGACGCCTCGGCTTCACGACGTGCGTGGTGACGAACGGAGCACGGCTCGCCGAGGTCTTGGATCGTCAGCCATCCGACCTCGACTGGGTGGGATTCTCGGTCGACTCGGGGAAGGAGGATGTCCAGGCGGCGCTCGGGCGAGGGACCGGAGGGCACGTGCGCAAGACGGTGGCGCTCGTCGAGAAGGCTCACGCGCGCGGCATTGCGGTCAAGCTCAACACGGTGGTCACTCGCCTCACCTGGAACGAGGACATGACGGAGCTGGTCGAGCTCCTGCGGCCGGCCCGGTGGAAGGTCTTCCAGGTGCTCTACGTCGCCGGCCAGAACGATGGCTCGGTGGACGACCTCCTCATCGACTCGACACAATTCCGGACCTTCGTCGCACGTCCCCGGGCCCGCGGCCTCGACCCGGTGGTCGAAGACAACGAAGCCATGACGGACTCCTACGCCATGATCGATCCTCTCGGCCGCTTCTACGGGGACACCGGCGGCAGGCACCGTGAGAGTGCCCCCATCCTCGAGGTGGGTCTCGCCACGGCGCTCGCGCAGGTTGGCTTTCGTGCCGAGAAGCTCGCGGCCCGCGGGGGCCTCTACGATTGGAGTCGCGCACCCGGCGACTTGATTCCTCTACGAAGGCGTCGCTCGACGGAGGGCTGA
- a CDS encoding sigma-70 family RNA polymerase sigma factor, with the protein MTTTREQELERLIRDEWPKLRRFFHTKVPEADVLDLVQATMLAFVEGRTRATSGPRAYLWGIARLQVLKHYEKHRGSTLLTARCTPSSTPVRHSRRASTVDRACFARSTSSRPTTKWPSSSGTARSSRSKRRRPPWT; encoded by the coding sequence ATGACGACGACGCGAGAGCAGGAGCTCGAGAGGCTCATCCGAGACGAATGGCCGAAGCTCCGGCGCTTCTTTCACACGAAGGTGCCGGAAGCCGACGTGCTCGACCTCGTCCAGGCGACGATGCTCGCGTTCGTCGAGGGTCGCACGCGGGCGACCTCGGGACCGCGCGCCTACCTGTGGGGAATCGCGCGCCTTCAGGTGCTCAAGCACTACGAGAAGCACCGCGGTTCCACCCTTTTGACAGCGAGGTGCACACCGTCCTCGACACCGGTCCGTCACTCTCGACGCGCATCGACAGTCGATCGCGCCTGCTTCGCGCGCTCCACGAGCTCCCGGCCGACCACCAAATGGCCTTCGAGCTCCGGCACGGCGAGGAGCTCTCGCTCGAAGAGACGGCGGCCGCCTTGGACGTGA